Proteins found in one Natronococcus occultus SP4 genomic segment:
- a CDS encoding Bug family tripartite tricarboxylate transporter substrate binding protein has translation MAGAGAAVSMAGCLQDDDPDAGDDEDWEPSESMRYIVPYDEGGGTDVYARGIIESLTDAMDEDIQVDNVPGGGGLNGFGELYGSEPDGHTIAGSATPLEVPPQMLDDPGFDQRDLEGIANIGRSTWCLIVNEEYEGEVETFDDVREMHNSGEWDSIGIQEPGSPQDIMTLLAKHGEGYAEEYDWQWEERVQYTGTGPIAEAVTAGEVPCGIGTDAGTEPDVSAGGVYPVCTFWSEGTEVYPDIPSVTDEGYPEMDFIAGVTRGLYAPPDTPDGVIQELTERVEEATQDERYEEWSEETGNPIFYEGPEDANAAIDDAFEEMEELEIVDLIEEHS, from the coding sequence ATCGCTGGTGCGGGAGCTGCCGTATCGATGGCCGGCTGTCTCCAGGACGACGATCCGGACGCGGGGGACGACGAGGACTGGGAGCCTTCGGAATCGATGCGATACATCGTGCCGTACGACGAAGGTGGCGGTACCGACGTCTACGCGCGCGGTATCATCGAATCACTCACCGATGCGATGGACGAGGATATCCAGGTGGATAACGTTCCCGGCGGTGGTGGCCTGAACGGATTCGGAGAGCTGTACGGCTCCGAACCGGACGGACACACGATCGCGGGAAGCGCGACACCACTGGAAGTGCCACCCCAGATGCTTGACGACCCCGGCTTCGATCAGCGCGATCTCGAGGGGATCGCAAACATCGGTCGCTCGACGTGGTGTCTCATCGTTAACGAGGAGTACGAAGGTGAGGTCGAGACGTTTGACGACGTTCGCGAGATGCACAACTCCGGGGAGTGGGACTCGATCGGCATCCAGGAGCCCGGGAGCCCCCAGGACATCATGACCCTGCTCGCGAAGCACGGTGAGGGGTACGCCGAAGAGTACGACTGGCAGTGGGAAGAACGGGTCCAGTACACCGGAACCGGTCCAATCGCCGAGGCGGTGACCGCTGGCGAGGTTCCCTGCGGAATCGGAACCGACGCTGGGACGGAACCGGACGTCTCCGCGGGCGGCGTCTACCCGGTCTGTACGTTCTGGAGCGAAGGAACCGAAGTGTATCCCGATATCCCGTCCGTCACGGACGAAGGATACCCGGAGATGGACTTCATCGCCGGTGTCACCCGGGGGCTGTACGCGCCTCCAGACACGCCCGACGGCGTCATCCAGGAGCTGACCGAGCGCGTCGAAGAAGCAACTCAGGACGAACGCTACGAGGAGTGGTCCGAAGAAACCGGGAACCCGATCTTCTATGAGGGCCCAGAGGACGCGAACGCGGCGATCGACGACGCGTTCGAGGAGATGGAGGAGCTGGAGATCGTCGATCTGATCGAAGAGCACTCGTAA